A region from the Hyalangium gracile genome encodes:
- a CDS encoding TolB family protein yields the protein MSRMVGALVLAASLAACEPIDIDDGGGGGGGGNVLFTKGFVFVRGENIYVADDDGDPNNPKRLTTTGGASQPAVSPNGRSIVFVHQAGTGTELQTVPTDGSAAPSTLFSSGAAGCTNCGNFRYPTFNPAGNVIVFALTRGGSNFALGRVNADGSGFQVLTNEPGTSFGAPSFFPDGQSVLAPAGSSSTQLTQLARVPLTGGAVTSVANNLGNEVLWVVNRAVVSPDGRQVALDGRLSSGGSRIFVGSLSPYSPPTRVTEHPGESGAQDTFPSWMGTGQVGFLSNAGGATNIYRVSIPATTVGPGTLLVPSAGDPAYGGT from the coding sequence ATGAGTCGGATGGTCGGCGCGCTGGTGCTGGCCGCAAGCCTCGCGGCCTGTGAACCCATCGACATCGATGATGGTGGTGGCGGCGGCGGCGGTGGCAACGTGCTGTTCACCAAGGGGTTTGTCTTCGTCCGCGGCGAGAACATCTACGTGGCCGACGACGACGGGGACCCCAACAACCCCAAGCGGCTCACGACGACCGGCGGAGCCTCCCAGCCGGCGGTGTCGCCCAACGGACGCAGCATCGTCTTCGTGCACCAGGCGGGCACGGGCACCGAGCTGCAGACGGTACCCACGGATGGCAGCGCCGCGCCCTCCACGCTGTTCTCCTCTGGAGCGGCGGGGTGCACGAACTGCGGCAACTTCCGCTACCCCACCTTCAACCCGGCCGGCAACGTCATCGTCTTCGCGCTCACCCGCGGCGGGAGCAACTTCGCGCTGGGCCGGGTGAATGCCGACGGCAGCGGCTTCCAGGTGCTCACCAACGAGCCGGGCACCTCCTTCGGCGCGCCCTCGTTCTTCCCGGACGGGCAGAGCGTGCTGGCGCCCGCGGGCAGCAGCAGCACCCAGCTCACCCAGCTCGCGCGGGTGCCGCTTACTGGAGGAGCGGTCACCTCCGTCGCCAACAACCTGGGCAACGAGGTGCTGTGGGTGGTGAACCGGGCCGTGGTGTCCCCGGACGGGCGGCAGGTGGCGCTGGATGGGCGTCTGTCCTCGGGCGGCTCGCGCATCTTCGTGGGCTCGCTGAGCCCCTACAGCCCGCCCACGCGCGTGACGGAGCACCCCGGCGAGTCGGGTGCGCAGGACACCTTCCCGTCCTGGATGGGCACCGGCCAGGTGGGCTTCCTCTCCAACGCGGGCGGCGCCACGAACATCTA
- a CDS encoding non-proteolytic archaemetzincin-like protein, whose product MPQKVLLLVSVGNPPPTLVKELEEPLATHMGITPVVAKVALQRPDYAFNKDRSQYHCNAIMRRLVTLLEPGQSMVMGITDVDLFVPDSPFVFGEADRESHSAVVSTARLRAGGDADQLRRRVQVEGVHQAGHLLGLSYCEDPRCVMFFAQTPVDCDRKQLGLCNVCRNELAKLNR is encoded by the coding sequence ATGCCGCAGAAGGTCCTCCTCCTGGTGTCGGTGGGCAATCCGCCACCGACCCTCGTGAAGGAGCTCGAGGAGCCGCTGGCCACCCACATGGGCATCACGCCCGTGGTGGCCAAGGTGGCCTTGCAGCGTCCCGACTACGCCTTCAACAAGGACCGCTCCCAGTACCACTGCAACGCCATCATGCGGCGGCTGGTGACGCTGTTGGAGCCCGGCCAGTCCATGGTGATGGGCATCACGGACGTGGACCTGTTCGTGCCGGACTCGCCCTTCGTCTTCGGTGAGGCGGACCGCGAGTCCCACAGCGCGGTGGTGAGCACGGCCCGGCTGCGCGCCGGAGGCGACGCGGATCAGCTCCGCCGCCGCGTCCAGGTGGAGGGCGTGCACCAGGCCGGGCACCTCCTGGGGCTGTCCTACTGCGAGGACCCTCGCTGCGTGATGTTCTTCGCCCAGACGCCGGTGGACTGCGACCGTAAGCAGCTCGGGCTGTGCAACGTGTGCCGCAACGAGCTGGCGAAGCTCAACAGGTAG
- a CDS encoding RtcB family protein: MAAHHLRVAQASEEGTLPGLRTDTPEGAACLADTELACRFARTNRDTLTARAVEVLAEALGQWPDLDSRVDVHHNHVAAEPHFGRALLVHRKGAVGLAAGQRGLIPGSMGTASYLVAGRGHPRAFCSCSHGAGRVMSRKEARAHIRPAALEHAMRRVVFDAGRGLARRGGPRRLPGHRRGAGG; encoded by the coding sequence ATCGCCGCGCACCACCTGCGAGTCGCCCAGGCTTCCGAAGAGGGCACCCTGCCCGGCCTGCGCACGGACACGCCCGAGGGAGCCGCCTGCCTCGCCGACACGGAGCTGGCGTGCCGCTTCGCCCGTACCAACCGGGACACGCTCACCGCGCGCGCGGTGGAGGTGCTCGCCGAGGCGCTCGGGCAGTGGCCGGACCTGGACTCGCGGGTGGACGTGCATCACAACCACGTCGCCGCCGAGCCCCACTTCGGCCGCGCGCTGCTCGTCCATCGCAAGGGCGCCGTGGGGCTGGCCGCCGGACAGCGAGGCCTCATCCCAGGGAGCATGGGGACGGCCTCCTATCTCGTCGCCGGCAGGGGACACCCCCGGGCCTTCTGCTCGTGCTCGCACGGGGCGGGCCGCGTCATGAGCCGCAAGGAGGCCCGGGCCCACATCCGCCCGGCGGCGCTGGAGCACGCCATGCGCCGGGTGGTGTTCGACGCGGGGCGCGGCCTCGCTCGTCGAGGAGGCCCCCGCCGCCTACCGGGACATCGCCGAGGTGCTGGAGGATGA
- a CDS encoding glycosyltransferase 87 family protein, producing MATSDGPLSEPRPSSAAPEWAFRVLLLGLAVLAVVLGQHPRRGLDFRVYLLAAERFLAGADLYPVSDGFMPFKYAPLTAPLFLPFTLLPARVAAALWNLGSVAAVGALARLVSRARPGAAERAAWPWAPALATLALLPAFHLEFFYAQVDGVMLLLLALTALGAERGHLWGPAAAFAVAVLLKPPAALLALFLLARGHWRVLGASAGVGLMLALPSAARYGLEGLLSQGQAWLETLARTTPPWALGHNPQGLPTLLLSLISPPDTVPSGSALTGAQALALILFIAVVAWSRAGPVDLLALCCLGVTLLSPLAWRANFVMAWPLLRVAAEHKSRGGLALVVLAGLTAVLTSDVLLGAEAARQVLLWRPHALVFTALMLWTAWQSRQALAPGASLPLPRGFSAPLPEAARH from the coding sequence ATGGCCACCTCCGACGGGCCTCTCTCCGAGCCTCGTCCTTCCTCCGCCGCGCCGGAGTGGGCCTTCCGCGTGCTGCTGCTGGGGCTCGCCGTGCTGGCGGTGGTGCTGGGACAGCACCCTCGGCGAGGGTTGGACTTCCGCGTGTACCTGCTCGCCGCCGAGCGCTTCCTCGCCGGCGCCGACCTCTATCCCGTCAGCGATGGCTTCATGCCCTTCAAGTATGCGCCGCTGACGGCTCCGCTGTTCCTCCCCTTCACGCTGCTGCCCGCTCGCGTCGCGGCGGCGCTGTGGAACCTGGGCTCGGTGGCGGCGGTGGGCGCCCTGGCCCGACTCGTCTCTCGCGCTCGGCCCGGTGCCGCGGAGCGCGCTGCCTGGCCCTGGGCCCCCGCGCTCGCCACGCTGGCGCTGCTGCCCGCCTTCCACCTCGAGTTCTTCTACGCCCAGGTGGATGGCGTGATGCTGCTCCTGCTGGCCCTCACCGCCCTCGGTGCCGAGCGCGGACACCTCTGGGGCCCTGCCGCCGCCTTCGCCGTGGCCGTCCTGCTCAAGCCTCCCGCGGCGCTGCTCGCCCTCTTCCTGCTGGCGCGCGGGCACTGGCGGGTGCTCGGTGCCAGCGCCGGTGTGGGGCTCATGCTCGCCCTGCCTTCCGCCGCGCGCTACGGGCTCGAAGGGTTGCTCTCCCAGGGACAGGCGTGGCTGGAAACGCTCGCGCGGACCACCCCGCCGTGGGCGCTCGGGCACAACCCCCAGGGCCTTCCCACGCTGCTGCTGTCCCTCATCAGCCCCCCGGACACCGTGCCCTCCGGCTCGGCGCTCACCGGGGCTCAGGCGCTCGCGCTCATCCTCTTCATCGCGGTGGTGGCCTGGAGCCGAGCCGGACCGGTGGACCTGCTCGCGCTGTGCTGCCTCGGCGTGACGCTGCTCTCGCCTCTCGCGTGGCGCGCGAACTTCGTCATGGCGTGGCCCCTGCTTCGAGTCGCCGCCGAGCACAAGTCTCGCGGAGGGCTCGCGCTCGTCGTGCTCGCGGGCCTCACCGCCGTGCTCACCTCGGACGTGCTGCTCGGCGCCGAGGCGGCGCGCCAGGTGCTCCTCTGGCGCCCCCATGCGCTCGTCTTCACCGCGCTGATGCTGTGGACGGCCTGGCAGTCACGCCAGGCCCTCGCTCCCGGCGCCTCGCTCCCCCTCCCGCGCGGCTTCAGTGCGCCGCTTCCCGAGGCGGCTCGTCACTGA